The Bacillus sp. F19 DNA segment AAATATGCTATTCCTCCAAAATACATGGAAATGAATAAGCCTGCCACACTAAATAACATATATACATCTTTCATTCACATCACCTCTTCATTTTTTCTTTTCTTCGATTATTCTGGCCTGTTCATTTTCATATGCCACTATATAAGAAGCTTTATATTTCTGCTCAACTTTATTGCCGTTTTGTTTGATCTCAGCGATTACGTCTGCATCAACTTGAATCTTTTCACCTTTTTTCTCTGTATTGAGATGTTGAATTTTGATAGACAACAAATCGTTAAACTGATTTCTAAAGGCTTCATATGACCTTTCAGACTTTAAACTGCTCCCTAATAATGAATAGGCCGTTACATAGTCGTGGAAGTCAATACTTTCTATGTAGTAGCTGATTAAATACTCTGCTGTTTCTAACTTTTTATTTTCACTTATTTCCTCTGAAACGTCAAGACCCAGATCTGTTGGAAGAGATTTCATCGGGTTTTGTGACCAGCTTTCTGCAAGTGGAAGTATATCTTCAATAGGTATGCTGAATCCGATTTCTCCTTCTTCCATTCTGGCGGAATTCATTCCGATGACTTGTCCATCATTCCGTTCCAAAAGGGGCCCCCCGCTGTTTCCGGGTCCAATAGGTGCAGAAATCTGATGAACTCCCGAATACTTGTAGGGAGGCAGATCAAAATCTCGATTTGTTCCGCTGATGATCCCTGTAGTAACAGTATTTTGCAAACCAAGCGGACTTCCAAGCGCTACTATTTCCTGTCCAAGCTCTGCATCATGATGCTTTGATATCCGCACCGGCTCCTGATTCTTTAATCCTTCTACTCTCACTAACGCAACATCCGTTTCAGTGCTGATTCCAATCACATGCCCGTTAAATCCTTTCGCATCGGTGGTTCTGACTTTAACATCTTTAACACCTGCTACGACATGCGCGTTTGTGATAATGTCTCCCATTTTATTATAAAGAAACCCTGAACCAACTGTTCCATCTGCAAGCTCCACCATGACAACCTTCTTTTGGGCTTCCCTGATAATTTCTTTTAATTCAAGTTCTGTCTCCTTCTGCTTTTCCTTGTTTTCAAGGAGGATTTCTGACTCGGCGAATACATTATCTGCTGCAGAATACTGAATGCGGAAATAGCCAAAAACCCCTGCTGAAATAATTAGAATAGACAATGTGATGCTTATTATCCAGTTTTTTTTCATATTCCTGCCTTTCTTATCCTTTAATAAATACTTCACAAAGCTGATTGCAAAAAAAAACGATTAGTCTTGGTACAACATGATATTTTCAATAGTGAAAACAACATCGTCATTTACGCCATATGTGATGTGTTCGAATGCTGCCTCTTTTCCCGGTTTCAATTCATTCGGATAGACGTTTGTTTTGCCTCTTTCAATCTCTTTTCCATCTTTGTCAGAAACCGTGAATTGGACGGTTATAGAGTGAATGGCAGATTTAGAAGTATTTTTAATTTTTCCTGAAGTTTTTGCATCTCCGAATTCATCTACTGTCACTTTTGTTTCTAAAACCTTAACAGCTTCATCTTTTAAGCGTTTTTCCTCTTTTGCAACTGTAACAGCTCTCTCTATCCTTTTTTGTTCAGCCTGTTCGAAAGCCGTTTTTTCAGAAAGGATTTTATCTTTTAAAGACAATAGCTTTTCATTGTCCCCATCATATTGCAATGCTTTATCAACTGTCACAATGGCTGAGTTGAATTGCTTTTGAGTTAAATCCTCCTCAGCATTCGCTGAACCAATCATTACCATTTTAGATTTGATTTGTTCTTTCACTATGTCTGCTTCAGCTGCGTCAAGAACAGTGACCTCTTTAAGTTTTTCAGCTAACTGATCAATGGAATTCAGTTCATTTATTTGTTCTTTGATTTCTCCGACCGTTACATTCATATCTGCCTTGCTGAGTTCAGACTGCAGGCGGCTGTAAAGGGGAGATGAATGTCCGCTGATGATTCTGGTTAATAAATCAATTTCTGTTGAGGCTTGATCATAGTTGCTTTTTTGAATATGTTCTTTAATTTGTTCTAAATCCTGATTATATTCCTGAATCAGCATAATCAGCTCTTTTTCCTGTTTAAGCACATCATATCCACTTCTTAATTGGATGCCCTTTTCAGCATATTGAAGTGCTTTACTGTATTCTCCTGCTAAAGCTGATTGCTCTGCTTTTTTTTGAAGCGTAACTACTTCTTCATTTTTTGCTGCTTCATGCTCGTATACAGCAAATAATAGACTTGAAACTAAAACAAAACTCACAGCAGGAAGTATGTATAAAGAACGTTTGGATAAACGATAGAGTTTCCGTTCCCTGTCATTCATAAATAATTTTTTTCCGCAATGCGGACAGTAGTTTGAGAATTTTTCAATCTCTTTTTCTCCGCAATAATGACATTGCATTGAAGCTGCCTCCTCTGCCGGCATGTCCTAACTGCCTAATTTCAACTAAATCTTTCATAAGTATACATGCTTCATTTTGATCCTACTACTATCATTTATTCTTATTAATCCACTGAAAATATGACTTAATTCCTATTCATCGGACTAAGGAATCTGTAAAAGGGTTTGCTTTTTATAATGAAGTTCCCATCATAAATAGCTTTCTTTTATTTTTACAGCCTTAAATTCACTTGCTGCGAATCATTCGGTGACTTTTGAATGATTTTCAAATAAATAAAACACCATATTCAAGTCAGAATATGGTGTTTTTAACGTAATCAGTATTGAATATCCATTGGAACATACAATTTAAATTTTATATCGTCATTTTTCAGATCAAATGATTCTGCTTTTGCACGCAGGTTATTTTTAAATTTAAGTTCTGTAATTTGAACATCAATGCTTTCATTTTTCGGATCAATGTATACATATTCCGGCAATGGATAGGTCTTTTTAATATAGCTCATCACGTACGGAACAGGTATAGGCAGACGGCCTATAGATAATTGCTTCACTTTAAGCAGCATGTTGCCGTCCTCTTTCACTTGAGGATCGAAGGAAAGAGTAAGATCAACGTCTTTATTGAATGCTTTTACGGTGCCGTATAAATTCACTTCTTTGTCAAGTTCTACGCGGTAATTCAGCTCTTTTGCTTTTGCTTCTTTAACCAGGTAATAATTAATCAGCAGATTTAGATCTTTTTTTGAAGAACTCACGGTAAAAGGAATCGTATCTGAGCTTGTCAGCTCTGCTGTCTCTGTCTGAG contains these protein-coding regions:
- a CDS encoding YpmS family protein; amino-acid sequence: MRKWKTAFIVLLSLNLIFLLFIIVSPFLPAERPQTETAELTSSDTIPFTVSSSKKDLNLLINYYLVKEAKAKELNYRVELDKEVNLYGTVKAFNKDVDLTLSFDPQVKEDGNMLLKVKQLSIGRLPIPVPYVMSYIKKTYPLPEYVYIDPKNESIDVQITELKFKNNLRAKAESFDLKNDDIKFKLYVPMDIQY
- a CDS encoding S1C family serine protease; amino-acid sequence: MKKNWIISITLSILIISAGVFGYFRIQYSAADNVFAESEILLENKEKQKETELELKEIIREAQKKVVMVELADGTVGSGFLYNKMGDIITNAHVVAGVKDVKVRTTDAKGFNGHVIGISTETDVALVRVEGLKNQEPVRISKHHDAELGQEIVALGSPLGLQNTVTTGIISGTNRDFDLPPYKYSGVHQISAPIGPGNSGGPLLERNDGQVIGMNSARMEEGEIGFSIPIEDILPLAESWSQNPMKSLPTDLGLDVSEEISENKKLETAEYLISYYIESIDFHDYVTAYSLLGSSLKSERSYEAFRNQFNDLLSIKIQHLNTEKKGEKIQVDADVIAEIKQNGNKVEQKYKASYIVAYENEQARIIEEKKK
- a CDS encoding zinc ribbon domain-containing protein: MQCHYCGEKEIEKFSNYCPHCGKKLFMNDRERKLYRLSKRSLYILPAVSFVLVSSLLFAVYEHEAAKNEEVVTLQKKAEQSALAGEYSKALQYAEKGIQLRSGYDVLKQEKELIMLIQEYNQDLEQIKEHIQKSNYDQASTEIDLLTRIISGHSSPLYSRLQSELSKADMNVTVGEIKEQINELNSIDQLAEKLKEVTVLDAAEADIVKEQIKSKMVMIGSANAEEDLTQKQFNSAIVTVDKALQYDGDNEKLLSLKDKILSEKTAFEQAEQKRIERAVTVAKEEKRLKDEAVKVLETKVTVDEFGDAKTSGKIKNTSKSAIHSITVQFTVSDKDGKEIERGKTNVYPNELKPGKEAAFEHITYGVNDDVVFTIENIMLYQD